The genomic window AACTTTCCTCTGAACATTGCAGTTTCACATCTATAATAACTTTCTTTCCTCGCTAGATGTGGAAGTGCAGAGAATGAAAAAGGCAGTTGAATCGTTGATGGCAGCTAATGAAGAGAAGGTATATGTCATCCTTTATGGTTGGCTGGCATATTTACATCGCATCATGTAAAATGCTTCTACTCTCCTCCTGTGAATTacccaaaatgtttttttcttttacaggaTCGTAAGATTGAAGAACTGAAGCAATCGCTGCTGAGGTATAAGAAAGTTCAAGACATGGTGATGTCAGTACAAGGGAAAAAAGGTTAGATGCCCCTTCTTTCATAGTAGTTGAGTAGTGTAAGAAAAAAGCTTTGGAGGCAACAGCTTAAAATTATAACAATGCATCGTGTATACCGTTTTTCACAGCACATcttactttttatatttatgtccAACCTTCCAGGCAGCTGGTGGCTTTAGTTCATTTCAGTACCCACTGACATTTGCCTTCCAGGTGTATGTCAATTTTCTCAAGAGACAAAAGATGTAAATTTGTTTTCTAAGCTAACCTTGTTTCTGTTGACTAATGGCATGTGATGGTTTAGGTCAATACCAAACAAAACAGCTGATtctaaaatcttgtttttttgttttttctcatgcatTTTATTAATTGTCTTCTCCAGAGAAAACCAAAGATAACGAGCACATCGAGAGTTATGGCGAAAGCTCCGTCATACTCATGTCATCCAGCCCTGTGTCTGCAGTGTCAGATGTTGAGCTACCAAGGAGCCCAGATGAGGTTTGTGCAGCACAATGTGACATGGTAtcataaatgcataaaaaatagaataaaactaaGCAATAACGCAAAACTAGAATGAGGAATAtaagatgtttattttaaacctCACATTATTTTTGATTGCATCAActtaacctttttttccccccctcaagCGACTTCAAATCTAATTAACCTCTATATTGCTCAGTAAAACACTTACAGCTCACATAAATTTTACACGTTTAAAATGAGTGTTGAAGGTTCGACATCCAATTAATTGAATAACATCTCCTGTCAGTTTTCCAAACACGTGTGAAGATTTAGACTGGAGGCCACAGGAGGAAATGTAAGTTAATGTTTTAAGGCAGTCCATCCTTGCAAATGGTGTATTAAGTCTATTTTTGTCTGTCcgtttttctctttcttgatGTTTGCTTAGCTGGACAGCCTAAATGGTTTAAATGAAGAGCCTTCGTCCTCACCCAGCCCCACTGATCCAGAGCAAGTATCAGAGTCTTCACCAACAGATGTGGAAAGGTGAAATATAATTGAGACTTTATCTTCCCTTCACACGCATTCAATACTGCAAGTCAGAGTTCAGTGTAGAGTTTGGCTTTAAAGAGGACACCAGTAGTATATATTTTGTTCCATTCACgtccttattttttttaatagttgaaGCTTTTTTGATCATCTTTAGAcggtaaaaaaacaactgtgggCGCGCAGGTAGTCAAGTGGTTAGCgcgcatgtcacacccccctctctcccatgtttcctgtcagtctactgctaaataaaggtgtctatgccaacaaactctttaaaagaaaacaaaaaaaacaactgtattgTCCACACCTACTACTGTAAGTGTGAACTACTGTTTTCAGTTGTGTTCAGGCGAGCAGCTGTTTTGTCCATTTGTTGCATACAGAGTGTGAAAAGTGTCGCAGTCGCCCTCTTTAAATTACATATGAGAAGAGTGTGTGTAACATATCCTGAAACCTCACACTGCCGCTTCTCATGACCATGTGAGACGAGCTTGCAGCTTCACTACTATATATTGTTATGCTGTGTGTCATTTCAGCAGCCAGGATACAACAAAGACTGGCAGCCAGGACCGGCTAGAGAGGAGCAATAGTGAAAAGGTAAAAGCCTTAAAATCTTGTTCTGTTCATTTTACAGGCTTCTGTCTCACGCTGTGACGCTTGTAAAATGCATCATAGCAGTGTTGACAGCTTTTACACTATACCACATGCACTGTGCTGAATTAAGTCCTTacctatttttttctttacagtcaaagttaacatatttaatgttaaagGAAAATACTCCACCAGTGGTTTTAGATTGCTCTTCTTCAGCAGTACTTGTAGCAGGTAAACATGACAGCCATTTATGagcaatgtttttgtttccttaGAACACAAGTGAAGAAGTCAGTAAGACTAGTGAAAAACCACCGATGTGCCCCTCTGCCACCCTGCCTGCCACCACGGAAGAAGACAGCTTTGGCTCAAGAAAGGCCCGGTCATCTTTTGGAAAGGGCTTTTTCAAAATCCGTGGGGGCAAGAAGACAGGAAGCAGCCCTAACCTCGGTAAGAGCAAACCACACTATTTACCAGCTGTAGAATGACAAGTCTGCAAGATGACTCAGTcatttaatgtgacatttaacTAGCTGTGGAGTTGATTTGGCTGTTTACTACAGTGTGATTTTCTTAGAGGTTTTTTCAGCCAGTATGGACTTGTGAACTTTTTATTTTCCCAAGACACACCCATGGAATATACAAAATGGACCAAGACCATAATTTGCAACCCACAGAAACAAACTGTGGTCCCCATTTAATTATTGAAGTCAGTTTCCGTGGCCTTCGTCCAGTGTatgtgcttttttgtgtttgtgtgtgtactgcacacatgtatgtctgtgtttgttccaCCTCTGCAATCCTGTTGTTATTTCAATCATAATTTCTGccctttgtcttgtttttttttttctgttggatCCTGtcgtgtgttgtgtgtgtgctttgtaaCACATGAAGACCGCAGCAGGAGTGCGAGTGCGCCCATGTTAGGTACAGTATGGACCATAGATCACTGCAGGGTTGCAGTAGTTCTctgaagaaaacaaaggaaacTACTGAGCATATCCTCATTGTACATCTATTCCTTTTCTATACTCATCCATTCAgctcacatctttttttttttttgttatatccCGTTTCAGTAGCTGCAGCGCCTTAACAGCCACACCCTTGTCACTAGCCATTGTGTCAACTCGAGTGTTGTCTGTGCAACATACAGCTAGTTTGTTGTGTATGTTGATTTGCTTGTGTGCCTGCATGTATTtgtttacaattttttttcaaaccCTTCCCCAAACACAGACCTGTATCCAAACCCATATTATTAGCTGAAATGATTTGGATCTTGATGCCCTACCTCTAAAATCTTCTATCTGCTTCTCTTTCTGCAACAAAACTTGTTCATTCTCCCTCTAGTGGGAGAAAAAGCTAATGAGCTTCCTTTGTCGTTGTCTTAGTCAGACGTCCGTTGTGTCTGATGCATGCGTACCAGGCAGGGTTTTGCTTTTGATGCCCACCTCCATGACCTCTCAGTCTGTGTAGGAGTCGTCATGTGTCTGTCTGAGTGTTTTCTGGCCCCGTGCAGCAGCTCTGTCTCCACCGATCTGAACATGTCTACTGCGATACTGATGCTCATTATACCGATGATGTTCTGTGCCCATATGTCTGTACAGCTGAAACAGAGCAACAGGGCACGGATCACCTAGATCTAGCGGGGCTGCCGCAGAAGTCGAGTAACAGCAACAGCACCCACACACTCCCTACGACACCAGAGAACAGAAAGAAATCCAAAGGAATTAAGAAGCTCTTTGGaaagtgagtaaaaaaaattacacattcttcttattttttaattaaatcataaaaaatagaTTAGAAATATGCATAAATGTCTACATGCAACAGCTTCAGATTCAGCtggaaatataaatgtattatttaatcattatgGATTTTGTTATGACCTGTTATGTTGTGCTATTTGTGAggatgttttgatattttttaaggCTTAAGAGAAGTCAGTCTACCACATTTAACCTGGATGACAACCTCCCAGAGGGTGAGTTCAAGAGAGGAGGAGTCCGAGCCACAGCGGGACCCAGACTGGGTTGGTCTCGTGACCTCCAACGAGTCAGCAAGTAAGTCTGTGCATTCAGCCTGAATAATGAGGCTCAgagtgtgattttctttttttgagtcTCTGGTGTTCAGTCCAGCTCAGAAATAATGCAGGAGTttttcaaaaagtgtttttctttgtttgttaaaCAACATGAATTTGTTACCTCAGGGTGTGCCTATCTGTATGCCTTTCTtaattttaaagtttaacaaTGTATAAAGTAAACACttaatggttttatttgcttCTCTATTTTCTTGTTTCTAAGTGATGTGGATGCTCCATTTGCACGCTGGTCAAAGGATCAGGTGTGTGACTGGCTGCAGGAGCAGGGTCTTGGTCTTTATGTGAACATGGCCCGTGGGTGGATCTCCTCTGGGCAGACGCTGCTTCAGGCCTCACAACAGGACCTTGAGAGGGTGAGATGTcacaaaagttttaaaaagccACCAGACAGAGTATCTTTACTGCCGAAATTACTGTGTTATTACCTCAGGGATGTTATGTGTAATCCTCACTCACCTCCTTGTTGGTATTTAGGAGCTGGGCATCAAACACCCGCTGCACAGAAAGAAGCTGCAGCTGGCTCTGCAGGCCCTTGgctcagaggaggaggataatAGGGGAAAGCTGGATTACAACTGGGTGACGAGTGAGTACCAGCTGCTAGAccacatgaataaatgaagttAAAAATGCTCTGATCaagtgttttggggtttttttgtttttgtttttttatttaccagTTTAACTTTGAATTATATTTGACTGGTCATCTTACTACTTATAAAAACttgctcttcttcttttttcttttcctctcaggATGGCTGGATGACATCGGTCTGCCTCAGTATAAAACCCAGTTTGATGAGGGAAGAGTGGATGGTCGCATGCTGCACTACATGACAGTGGTGAGTGCTGTGCTCCCTCCACAGACCCTGTGGCTAAGTAGGTCTGACAACTCCAGTACCATTAAGAGTATTGCACAGAGAGTCTGAGCTCCACTGAAGATGGCCTGGTTTCACTCTCCTCACTGAAGTCACACCACAGCCTCTGGCTCTGCTAAAACTGTGATTCAGTCTTCTGTGCTGAGGAACCTTATTTATCTACTGCAAGATTATGTAACTGTCTTTATAGCACTTCATAGCAGCTTGAACTGAGCTTTGCTTTTACATTTGAATGTTGCTGTTAGTCATTGATGCCTCCCTTTTTCCCTCAGGATGACCTGCTTTCTATGAAGGTGGGGAGTGTCCTGCATCACCTCAGTATCAAACGAGCTATTCAAGTGCTGCGGCTCAACAACTATGAGCCCAACTGCTTGCGACGCAGGCCGTCTGACGAGGTGAATTTAACAGAAACCTGAGAACAGAAATGAGTCAACAGATCTTCCAAGTCTGCTCTACTGTTttgcaaacacattttacagcaCACGGCTAAATGTAGACATACATTCTAATTACTAACTTGTGATTAATTCATCCTTTATCTGTGCTTTGTGCCCACAGAATAATATTTCACCAGCAGAGATTTCCCAGTGGACAAACCACAGGGTGATGGAGTGGCTGCGGTCTGCGGACCTGGCTGAATATGCTCCTAACCTGAGAGGCAGCGGCGTGCACGGGGGCTTGATGGTGAGAGGGTCTGGTGTTCAGTCGTCCCTGGAAACACAGACTCTCACCTGAAAATCTCATCCTAACTTTTATGATGTTTTCCTCTTCTCAGGTCCTAGAGCCGCGGTTCAATGTGGAGACCATGGCCTTGCTGCTGAACATCCCCCCTAACAAGACTCTGCTGCGCCGCCACCTCGCCACACATTTCAACCTGCTGATTGGTTCAGAGGCCCAGCAGCTCAAACAGGAGTGTCTTGAAAACCCAGATTACACCTTGCTTACTGCCACCACCAAGGTCAAGGTACAGATTACAGTTAGCACCAAGATCCCTCAAGTCAGGAATACCCAGGAAGAGATTTCAGTGGTTTTGgaaatttcaaatatttatcaaataaaaagtaatttgcTTTGATATTGCAATACCAGGTTTATAATAGAACCCGCAAATAAAGTTTCAATTCTtataaacaacaaattaaaacaggaaatgatcaGATAAATCAAAGAATATAGCAAGAATGTACAAGCTAAAATATTTGAAAGTGAGAAACCTGAGGGGCATGTACAGTACTTTTCTGAATGTTGCTAAAACCTAATAGACTGaatttctttgtcttctctaCTATCACACATACCAGCCCCGGAAACTGTCCTTTGGTAACTTTGGCAGTctgaggaagaaaaagcaggaagaaagtgaggagtaCGTGTGTCCCATGGATGTGGAGATGCCGAAGGGACACAGCTTTCAGAAAGGCTTTGAGCTCCAAATCTATGAGGATGACCTCGACAGGCTAGAGCAGGTGAGCTTTTCTTCAAAGGGTCCGCTGAACGATTATGATCCAACTTAAAACATTATCAGTCCTGTTTGTAATTACATGTGTTTACATGAGAAATCTGCTTTTCACAAAGTCAATTAAAACAGACCAGTTCATGAGTTTCTGATATTTTTAGCACAACAGTGTGTTGCACATTTGGTGACTTTCTTCAAGAGATGTTTCAGTagaagaggtcagaggtcagattTTCTAAATTGTGCTTGTATTGTGCTGTAATAGTAGTCTCATGTCTcatgtgagattgaggtagggtctggcgaggagccgttcatttcctcgtatttgaggcgggatcaacgaatgtcgatcaaatgcttctgtacgctactggacaaacttacagcctTACTGCTGCTTCGAAAggttgctgcacctccgtggccgccatgctggatgtaaacagagtcgctccACAGTCGTCGTCGTCGTCTTGAGCCCATCTCCCAGCTCTGTgtttggttccctatctcaggcgaaaatgttgtcttggtggccatgctaactttctgagccAAGTAGAATCTCGCtggaatgagagcatgggtatacccaggctaCTGTAATAGTTTATTGagtttaaagttgttgtttttttgaagtactttttgttttacagatgGAGGACTCTGAGGGAACAGTGAGACAGATTGGAGCGTTCTCTGAAGGGATCCAAAACCTGACGGTAggaatatttaatgtaaagagtGTTAATAATTGACTGGGCAACATGGCAAAATTGTCATTGTTTCAAGTTTTAATTGTGAAGTTGATCTTATAATTTTTCTGTTTCACCAGAGCATGCTGAAAGATGATGAATTCTTCAAAGAGATTTCAAATTCACCCAACCCCAGCGTAACAGATGATGAATCCAACGCATGAGACTGTCAGCACCATAAAACCTGGTCCTGCTGTGAATGAAACCCTGTGCCAAACCTCTCCACTCGCACACAGACTCTTCTCAACAAAGCCCAAGAATGCGCCCACATTTCCTTTTAAGCGTTTAAAAATGAGCCAAAAGTATTACAGTGTCTTTCCgtttctgtttttaaacaatgttgTGAAAGCCTACAGTGTCTGATGACAGAGGGAACATTTAGGGCAACACCACTGCTTGCCTGCCAGCTGGTTTCTGGAGATATTTTGTATGTAGTAACAGTATGTACTGACATTTTCCTGTTAATGATAGAACTGAAGTGTCAACCAGCAGAAAAGACATATAGAATATGCCATTATAGATTTATTATGTCTTTTAACTTGCCTTCTGATtgtagaaatattaaaaacGAGATTTCATTCAGAAAAGATATGCTGTGCAGAAGGTAGTGTAAAGTTATAACTCCAAAAAACAGCTGCTATGTTTTCTACAGAACTGAACTTTTCTAATTAAATGGAAATTGTCTTATATTTTATCCTACATTGAACATTTAACAGGTTTTCATTAGTAATATTCTGTATGCATTTGCACCAATACATATCGTACAGTACAAAGCCTAATGAATATCATTGCATGGTATTGAAATCcaacacattaatataaaagcttgtcatttattttattttttactacaaATGGGTTTTAAGTGAATCATGATGGCTGACACAAGATCGTTTTTTGAAAAGTGTTGTGAGAAGAGCTAATGTCAGGTTTTCTTAAAGTAATAATGTTGTAATGCAGCTGACTTACCTGAGAAGATaggttatgttttttaaaaaggtttatcCATTTGTAAGATcaataaagtaatttaaatcAGTTCAGAGTTTCATCAAATGCacaaattaaatacacaaaatgagGACGGAATAAGAGATAATGgaaaatgtgcagtttgttGAATTATGAAAAGATAAATGTGTCCTAAAATGAACATGGATGTTTTTGTACTCCAGTTTGTAGAACCGTAAATTCATTCACCACCTGCACCATATCATAACTTTACATAATGTCACTGAGAACAGAGAAAGCtgaaagtaaaaattaaaatgtgacactaataaatacaacaaagtTGGACAGGTTGTCTTTCCATAAATGTTACCAGAGTCCAGTTTTACACCCCTTCATGCTCTCTGGCAGGGACTGAACCACAAATAACAAGCAGTTTGGAATGAAGACATTTGGTGTCTCGGTTGCACTTTTGCAACACTTCTGCAAAcaacatgtttctctgtgtgaaaagtaaAGAGACACTGATCAAAACAAAAGGATCAGAAATCATTCACGAATTTGAAGCTGTAATCTCTACATCAGTGCAATGGAGACTGTAGCAAAGCGTCCTCTGGTGTTAAGATGATGAAACTGGCCTCAAAGCCTGTCCACTAGATTTGCGCATGCGCAGCTTATAGACACCAGTGAAAAGTCGAGTGCAGTTGTGTGTGAGCTGAAGGAGAGGAAACCTGTAAGAAGTATCATGGCTATAaggtgtgtattttattttgtcttaacaaatgtgaaaatcatGTTAATGCCTATGAACTCTCCGTTGTTGTAGTTTATAAatctgttttgattttacacCAACATCGTTTTTACTTGAACCCGTCTGATGTTAGACAACAGACTTAATGAGGTCAGTgatttaatgtatatatttacaaTTACCAGTGGTGTAAGAACTACcaagatcctttacttaagtaaaaccAGCAATAACTACAGTGTATAAATACTCCACTAGGAGTAAAAGTCCTACATTAAAATCCTACTTTGCAGCCCAATTTACTGAAAGTATTAGAAGTAAAAGTAGGCTACTGGTTTTGCAAGAAATCTTCTTCCTGTGGCTTATGTGTTTAAAAGATGCCTAATAAAGCACATTACTACTACTGATGCTTCAATGTATTGGCAGCAGTTCACTGTTGTGATGATCATTTGTgtagtaaagaagaagaaaaaaacctgctGCACGAATCTGGAttaatttttcatattttttctttaatttttttttttgtaaaatgttgagTTTTGCTTCTTTGGGCCACAAAGTTACTATTATTTGAACAACTGAGAAGTTAAGTAGGAAAATGTGTCTGGTTGAAGTGCTAACAGCTgaaagttgacatttttttgtaagGCGCTTTGCCTGTGATATTTCACATAAGATTTTCAaagatcaaattaaaaataactagTATAATTGAAACATAACTAACGCTGTAGTGTAgtgaaaagtacaatatttctctctgacatgtagtggagtagaggtaataaaatgtaaatacttacgtaaagtacaaatacctcaatattaagtacaatacttgagtaaatgtattttgttaaatgtgtctAATATGTGATGAGCAGGTTCTGTGGGGTCCTCGCCCTGCTGACAGTGTTTCTCAGTGGACTCAATGCCTCAAGGTACAGCAGTTtatgtgaacatttttcttgagttttcactgttttatggaTTTGTCAGGATTTGTCagttctgtctgtgtctctaaCAGACCAGCTGTAAACCAGGAACTGTCCAATACTTTCAATGATCTGTGGAGGTTGGATGTGAACCGCATGAAGCCTGGGATAGATTACACGATCTCTGTTCAGGTATGAAAGTTGCCCTTCTTCACACAACACTtaagtttctgtttttacaaAGACGTATTCTGTGTTTGAATCGTCCAGGGTAGAGCTGGTTTCGTGACCCAGGGCAGTCAAGTTGCTCAGGATTACGCCTCATTGCCTCTCTTCTCCAACGTTAATGAGAACAAACTGAGGACCATCCCCACCATCTCTCGTAAGTGTCTCTAACAGACAAAAATAGTTTCTCACTTCCTGAGCTTCAAAAGTTGAGCTAATTTAGAGACTGGCTTAAATGTGGTTATACAGGCTTTGTGAAACTCCTCGACAACTATGAGAGGTCCACAGGCGTGACGGAACAAGTCTCAACAGAGGAGCTGTTGGAGATTAGTCTCTTTCTGGATGCCGTCTTACAGACAAACGTCATGAAGGTACGTTTGACAAGTTACAACCAAGCCTCATATATTTCAACAGCTCAGTTTCTGCTTTCTACTGCACATCTCTTGTCTTCCACCTGCTTGTCTTATGACTCTTACAATAAGTTGTTGTCATCCCACATTTGGTTGTTTGAGGCTGCATCCGAACTCCAGAGGGAGTTTTGTCTCTTCCTGCCTGTCTGAACTCATTACTTCATGAtgtttaagagaaaaaaaacatgtacaacATCTGTGTGCAGCTGTGGAATGCTGCGTTGGCGTGTAGCCGCAGTCGTCTCCCCAAAGAGGATCACTGGAAAAATGTGGACATGCAGTACTTTTTATATTTGGAAGAACAGCATGTTTAGATGAACCTGATTATGGCTTAATTTCAAAACAAAAGTCCCCATTCCTTGAGTCCACATTGTAACATATATCTGTGGAGCAATGCATCATTTCATAACATTGATctaataaagacattaaaggACATATTTAGGAAAACAAAGAGTGAGACTGAAATGCAGTAGATTACAGTACAAAAGAATAGTATTGTATTTTCAAACACTGTTTCAATGTACTTTCCTCATGTGCCAATACAAGTCTATTTCTCATACATGGAAGA from Scomber scombrus chromosome 6, fScoSco1.1, whole genome shotgun sequence includes these protein-coding regions:
- the ppfibp1b gene encoding liprin-beta-1b isoform X2 yields the protein MMSDASDMLAAALEQMDGIIAGSKALDYSNGMFDCQSPTSPFMGSLRALHLLEDLRSVLELMDTEERESLRCQIPDSTADSLAEWLQGHLSNGHISLSGGDHYQERLSRIESDKESLVLQVSVLTDQVEAQGEKIRDLDMCLDEHREKLNATEEMLQQELLCRTTLETQKLELMSEVSNLKLKLNTFEKDRLDFDDRFRDSDDLILEINELRYRLTELESEKLQYEKKLKSTKEELAILRRQLEGKDGEMLRLPDETGFKAIASSSADPTERVSHPDETLRKRLKEKHVEVQRMKKAVESLMAANEEKDRKIEELKQSLLRYKKVQDMVMSVQGKKEKTKDNEHIESYGESSVILMSSSPVSAVSDVELPRSPDELDSLNGLNEEPSSSPSPTDPEQVSESSPTDVESQDTTKTGSQDRLERSNSEKNTSEEVSKTSEKPPMCPSATLPATTEEDSFGSRKARSSFGKGFFKIRGGKKTGSSPNLDRSRSASAPMLAETEQQGTDHLDLAGLPQKSSNSNSTHTLPTTPENRKKSKGIKKLFGKLKRSQSTTFNLDDNLPEGEFKRGGVRATAGPRLGWSRDLQRVSNDVDAPFARWSKDQVCDWLQEQGLGLYVNMARGWISSGQTLLQASQQDLERELGIKHPLHRKKLQLALQALGSEEEDNRGKLDYNWVTRWLDDIGLPQYKTQFDEGRVDGRMLHYMTVDDLLSMKVGSVLHHLSIKRAIQVLRLNNYEPNCLRRRPSDENNISPAEISQWTNHRVMEWLRSADLAEYAPNLRGSGVHGGLMVLEPRFNVETMALLLNIPPNKTLLRRHLATHFNLLIGSEAQQLKQECLENPDYTLLTATTKVKPRKLSFGNFGSLRKKKQEESEEYVCPMDVEMPKGHSFQKGFELQIYEDDLDRLEQMEDSEGTVRQIGAFSEGIQNLTSMLKDDEFFKEISNSPNPSVTDDESNA